Proteins co-encoded in one Quercus robur chromosome 8, dhQueRobu3.1, whole genome shotgun sequence genomic window:
- the LOC126697732 gene encoding phosphoinositide phospholipase C 2-like, translating into MSKQTYRVCFCFHRRFRLAVTEAPAEIKDLFSQYSENGIMNADRLRNFLIEVQKQEKATESEAQGIIDQLRHIHRKGLNLEAFFKYLFSDSNLPFHSRTVHHEMNAPLSHYFIYTGHNSYLTGNQLSSDCSDVPIKQALERGVRVIELDLWPNAAKDNVDVLHGRTLTTPVELLKCLKCIKEHAFTASEYPVVITLEDHLTPDLQAKVAHMATQTFEDILFTPGPESLKEFPSPESLKRRIIISTKPPKEYLEAKEVKEKENDSQKGKELGDETAWGKELTHQKSMSVSDDKHDLDEEDHNEEEDLDCGDTKAQQHEAPEYKRLITIHAGKPKGGLQECFKVDPDKVRRLSLSEQQLEKAVATYGKEIVRFTQRNILRVYPKGTRIDSSNYNPLIGWTHGAQMVAFNMQGHGRSLWLMQGMFRANGGCGYVKKPDFLLKTDPPNEVFDPKVKLSVKKTLKVTVYMGEGWYYDFRHTHFDAYSPPDFYARVGIAGVSADTVMKKTKTLEDNWVPTWNEEFEFPLTVPELALLRIEVHEYDMSEKDDFGGQTCIPVSELRSGIRAVPLHNEKGEKYPSVKLLMRFEYF; encoded by the exons ATGTCCAAACAGACCTACAGAGTCTGCTTCTGCTTCCATAGGCGGTTCAGGCTCGCCGTAACGGAAGCACCGGCGGAGATCAAGGACCTTTTCAGTCAGTACTCCGAGAATGGGATCATGAACGCCGATCGGTTACGAAACTTCCTGATCGAAGTTCAGAAACAAGAGAAAGCAACCGAATCGGAAGCTCAGGGCATCATCGATCAGCTCAGGCACATTCATCGCAAGGGACTCAACCTCGAGGCCTTCTTTAAGTACCTCTTCTCTGATTCTAACCTTCCTTTCCATTCTCGGACG GTGCATCATGAAATGAATGCGCCTTTGTCGCATTATTTCATATATACGGGTCACAATTCTTATTTAACTGGGAATCAACTCAGTAGTGATTGCAGCGATGTCCCCATCAAACAAGCGCTGGAGAGAGGAGTGAGGGTAATTGAGTTGGATTTATGGCCAAATGCCGCAAAAGATAATGTGGATGTTCTTCATGGAAG GACACTGACTACTCCTGTGGAACTCCTCAAATGTTTGAAGTGTATAAAGGAGCATGCCTTTACTGCATCTGAATATCCAGTTGTGATAACTCTAGAAGACCACCTTACTCCAGATCTTCAGGCTAAAGTGGCTCAT ATGGCCACTCAAACATTTGAAGACATACTCTTTACTCCTGGCCCAGAAAGCTTGAAGGAGTTTCCATCCCCAGAATCCTTAAAGAGAAGGATAATCATATCAACCAAACCTCCAAAGGAATACCTTGAGGCCAAAGAagttaaggaaaaagaaaatgattccCAAAAGGGAAAGGAGTTAGGTGATGAAACTGCTTGGGGTAAAGAACTCACACACCAGAAAAGCATGTCTGTATCAGATGACAAG CATGATTTGGATGAAGAAGATCATAATGAAGAGGAAGATCTTGATTGTGGAGATACTAAGGCACAGCAACATGAAGCACCTGAATATAAACGTTTAATTACCATTCATGCTGGGAAGCCAAAAGGTGGATTACAGGAATGTTTCAAGGTGGACCCTGATAAAGTGAGACGTCTTAGCTTAAGTGAGCAACAACTTGAAAAGGCCGTAGCCACTTATGGAAAAGAGATTGTCAG ATTTACCCAGCGTAATATTCTGAGGGTGTATCCAAAGGGTACACGCATTGACTCTTCAAATTACAACCCACTAATAGGGTGGACTCATGGAGCTCAAATGGTTGCATTTAATATGCAG GGACATGGACGATCTCTCTGGTTGATGCAGGGAATGTTCAGAGCAAATGGCGGGTGTGGTTATGTTAAAAAACCAGATTTCCTATTGAAGACTGACCCACCCAATGAGGTCTTTGATCCTAAAGTTAAGTTGTCGGTGAAAAAAACTTTAAAG GTCACTGTGTATATGGGGGAAGGATGGTATTATGATTTCCGTCACACGCACTTTGATGCATATTCCCCACCAGATTTTTATGCAAGG GTAGGAATTGCTGGAGTGTCTGCTGATACTGTCATGAAGAAAACGAAGACATTAGAGGACAACTGGGTGCCTACTTGGAATGAGGAGTTTGAATTCCCACTAACTGTGCCAGAACTGGCTTTGCTTCGGATTGAAGTTCATGAGTATGACATGTCTGAAAAAGATGACTTTGGAGGCCAAACATGCATACCAGTTTCGGAGCTAAGAAGCGGGATTCGAGCAGTTCCACTCCATAATGAAAAGGGTGAGAAGTACCCATCTGTGAAGCTTCTTATGCGCTTTGAATACTTTTAA
- the LOC126697734 gene encoding putative serine/threonine-protein kinase-like protein CCR3, whose amino-acid sequence MTKLPSIFLTVILIFLHLLLLSKTHALGSGATLAVISSTATVCGIIASQPTQRIQCYQRGQVISVDPNTNFTSISGGTNLLCGLRSGGYSLLCWDPSNNFSSKRLYFNDTVLLSNLSVGDDQVCATSNGTNSVYCWRGNKDFNLPPGSDSFSSISSGFGFSCGILFGSQQVKCWGSNTVLSNLIQSGFTNMSMNSIVAGGSHACGLNSSESVVCKGDNISGQLDVPSNSVGDLFKLSLGESHSCGIRKSNQSLVCWGGRGGYSLNVTEGVSFEAIASGSNFTCGLKTFDLSILCWGPGWPNEGNLSSGVELSLPKILPGPCVDQSNCLCSVYPDSQSLCSGFGIICTVCKNVNSTQQPVPSPTPTPTPSSNSSPSKGLRRGLLAFCIVGSIGGFAGICTVIYCLWTGVCFGKKKVHNSVQPTITRAASSNNGTTSNNSPPSRSSTIRRQGSRIMRRQRSGTSSKHTDKAEEFSLAELAAATNNFALENKIGAGSFGVVYRGKLVDGREVAIKRGDTSLIMKKYQEKESAFDSELAFLSRLHHKHLVRLVGFCDEKEERLLVYEFMKNGALYDHLHDKNNVEKSSSVLNSWKMRIKIALDAARGIEYLHNYAVPPIIHRDIKSSNILLDAYWTARVSDFGLSLMGPESDRDYRPMKAAGTVGYIDPEYYGLNVLTAKSDVYGLGVVLLELLTGKRAIFKNGENGGAPISVVDFTVPAIMAGELGKVLDSRVGPPELNEAEAVELMAYTALHCVNLEGRERPTMADIVANLDRSLSLCDHSHGSISSGTISIVSE is encoded by the coding sequence ATGACGAAACTACCCTCCATCTTCCTCACCGTCATCCTCATCTTCCTGCACCTCCTACTCCTCTCCAAAACCCACGCCCTCGGCTCCGGCGCCACCCTCGCCGTTATCTCCTCCACCGCCACCGTTTGCGGCATAATAGCCTCACAACCAACCCAACGCATCCAATGCTACCAACGTGGCCAAGTCATATCCGTCGATCCCAACACCAACTTCACCTCCATTTCCGGCGGCACCAACCTCCTCTGTGGCCTCCGCTCCGGTGGCTACAGTCTCCTCTGCTGGGACCCCTCTAACAACTTCAGCTCCAAACGCCTTTACTTCAACGACACCGTTTTGTTAAGCAACCTCTCCGTCGGTGACGACCAAGTCTGCGCCACTTCCAATGGTACAAACTCAGTCTATTGCTGGAGAGGCAATAAAGATTTCAATTTGCCACCTGGGTCTGATTCGTTTTCGTCAATCTCATCTGGGTTTGGTTTCTCTTGTGGAATTTTATTCGGCAGTCAACAAGTTAAGTGTTGGGGAAGCAATACTGTGTTATCGAATTTGATACAGAGTGGTTTTACGAACATGTCGATGAATAGTATTGTAGCTGGTGGTTCACACGCGTGTGGGTTAAACTCAAGTGAGTCTGTTGTTTGCAAAGGAGATAACATTTCTGGTCAGTTAGATGTTCCTTCGAATTCGGTGGGAGACTTGTTTAAGTTGTCGCTCGGAGAAAGCCATAGTTGTGGGATTAGGAAATCGAATCAATCCTTGGTGTGTTGGGGTGGGAGAGGGGGATATTCTTTGAATGTGACAGAAGGGGTTTCGTTTGAAGCAATTGCGTCTGGGTCTAATTTTACTTGTGGATTAAAGACGTTTGATTTATCGATTTTGTGTTGGGGACCCGGGTGGCCTAATGAAGGTAATTTGAGTTCTGGGGTTGAGTTATCTTTGCCTAAGATTCTTCCAGGTCCTTGTGTGGATCAATCTAATTGTTTGTGTAGTGTGTATCCAGATTCTCAGAGTTTATGCTCTGGTTTTGGGATTATTTGTACGGTTTGTAAGAATGTAAATTCAACGCAACAGCCAGTACCTTCACcaaccccaaccccaaccccCTCATCGAATTCATCACCATCCAAGGGTTTGAGAAGGGGTTTATTGGCCTTTTGCATTGTGGGATCGATTGGAGGATTTGCGGGTATTTGCACTGTGATTTATTGCTTGTGGACTGGTGTTTGTTTTGGGAAGAAGAAAGTGCATAATTCAGTGCAACCTACAATCACTAGAGCTGCTAGTTCTAACAATGGAACAACCTCGAACAATAGCCCGCCTTCAAGGTCATCCACAATTAGGCGTCAAGGGTCGAGGATTATGAGGCGGCAGAGGAGTGGTACCTCGTCGAAGCACACGGATAAGGCTGAGGAATTTTCACTAGCTGAGCTAGCAGCAGCCACCAACAATTTCGCTTTGGAGAACAAGATTGGTGCTGGAAGCTTCGGTGTTGTGTATAGAGGCAAATTGGTAGATGGCCGTGAGGTTGCGATCAAAAGGGGTGATACTAGTTTAATTATGAAGAAATATCAAGAGAAAGAAAGCGCATTTGATTCAGAATTGGCATTCTTGTCACGGCTTCATCACAAGCATTTAGTTAGGcttgttgggttttgtgatgAAAAGGAAGAGAGGCTGTTGGTTTATGAGTTCATGAAGAATGGTGCACTTTATGATCATTTACATGACAAGAACAATGTGGAGAAGAGTAGCAGTGTTTTGAATTCTTGGAAAATGAGGATCAAAATCGCATTGGATGCAGCTCGAGGGATCGAATATCTTCACAATTATGCAGTCCCACCTATAATTCATAGAGACATCAAGTCCTCTAACATATTGTTAGACGCTTACTGGACAGCCAGAGTATCTGATTTTGGATTGTCTTTAATGGGTCCAGAATCTGATCGCGATTATAGGCCAATGAAAGCAGCTGGAACAGTTGGGTACATTGATCCTGAGTATTATGGTCTTAATGTACTAACAGCAAAGAGTGATGTTTATGGTCTAGGAGTAGTATTATTGGAACTTTTGACAGGGAAGAGAGCTATATTCAAGAATGGTGAAAATGGAGGGGCACCCATAAGTGTGGTGGACTTCACGGTGCCAGCAATTATGGCTGGAGAATTGGGAAAGGTCTTGGACTCAAGGGTTGGGCCTCCAGAACTGAATGAAGCAGAGGCAGTAGAACTGATGGCCTATACAGCATTGCATTGTGTGAATTTGGAAGGGAGGGAAAGGCCAACCATGGCTGACATTGTTGCTAATTTGGACCGGTCATTGTCTCTCTGCGATCATAGTCATGGCAGCATCTCTAGTGGTACAATCTCCATTGTTTCAGAATGA
- the LOC126697733 gene encoding NF-X1-type zinc finger protein NFXL2 — translation MTSTNDDHRHRQFSDSDSDSDHGHTGSSSLLHADLSNSIFKSYLEFTNQSSPSASDLSKIQSFLTTSSSGALSCLICLERIKPSHPTWSCSSLCFAVFHLACIQSWSRQSSDLSAARATTRLPISSQHASEISTWNCPKCRVQYSRSQIPKHYHCFCGKLQDPPSDDPWVLPHSCGEVCNRPLKHKCGHNCLLLCHPGPCPSCPKLIKSKCYCGAVSEVRRCGFKNFSCNNLCSKRLQCGVHKCAQPCHDGPCPPCAARAVYACRCGKEKQERECHDREFRCEGACDRALKCGKHRCEKGCHEIGGCGECPLQGKRACPCGKRVYEGMPCDVTTPLCGATCDKTLSCGLHRCHERCHRGTCMETCRIVVIKSCRCGSLRKEVPCYQDLACERKCQIMRDCGRHACKRRCCDGDCPPCSEVCGRKLRCKNHKCPAPCHRGACAPCPVMVAISCACGETHFEVPCGTEMDQKPPRCPKQCHIARLCRHGSNSKPHKCHYGACPPCRLICDEEYPCGHKCNLRCHGPISPPNPEFTLKPKKKKSIHQTEYTPGSPCPPCPELVWRSCVGQHIGADRMMVCSDKTQFSCDNLCGNPLSCGNHYCTKTCHALKNLSATTFKKERSNSCEECHLPCQKERRPTCSHPCPLPCHPGDCPPCKVLVKRSCHCGSMVHVFECLYYNSLSEKEQMAVRSCGGPCHRKLPNCTHLCPETCHPGACPSPDKCRKKVFVRCKCQTLKKEWFCQDVQAAHRNAGSDPRDIPKNQYGIGLLPCNSACKSKVQVVDSELHSRKSKVMEEKEPETEKNVPKRKRRRQQVQEGKQISRLQKIVAAMKWLLLIVTLVVVLIAIANYGYKGLMWLSDWMNEVEEQRQRRTYRRV, via the exons ATGACCTCAACTAACGACGACCACCGCCACCGCCAATTCTCCGACTCCGATTCCGACTCAGACCACGGCCACACCGGATCCTCCTCTCTCCTCCACGCCGACCTCTCCAACTCCATTTTCAAATCCTACCTCGAATTCACCAACCAATCATCTCCCTCCGCGTCGGACCTCTCCAAAATCCAATCCTTCCTCACCACCTCCTCCTCCGGCGCTCTCTCCTGCCTCATATGCCTCGAGCGCATCAAACCTTCTCACCCGACGTGGTCCTGCTCCTCCCTCTGCTTCGCCGTCTTCCACCTCGCCTGCATCCAAAGCTGGTCCCGCCAGTCCTCCGATCTCTCCGCCGCGCGCGCCACCACGCGCCTCCCTATCTCCTCCCAGCACGCCTCCGAAATCTCCACCTGGAACTGCCCAAAATGCCGCGTCCAATACTCCAGATCCCAAATCCCTAAACACTACCACTGCTTTTGTGGAAAATTACAAGACCCGCCCTCCGACGACCCGTGGGTCCTACCGCACTCTTGCGGCGAGGTCTGTAACCGTCCTTTAAAGCACAAATGCGGCCATAACTGCCTCCTGCTGTGCCACCCTGGCCCCTGCCCTTCCTGCCCGAAACTCATCAAATCCAAATGCTATTGCGGCGCCGTTTCCGAAGTCCGCCGCTGCGGCTTCAAGAACTTCTCCTGCAACAACCTCTGCTCGAAACGGTTACAATGCGGGGTCCACAAATGCGCCCAGCCTTGCCACGACGGGCCCTGCCCTCCCTGCGCGGCGCGTGCGGTGTACGCGTGCCGGTGCGGGAAGGAAAAGCAAGAAAGGGAGTGTCACGATCGCGAGTTTCGCTGCGAGGGCGCCTGTGATAGAGCGTTGAAATGCGGGAAGCATCGATGCGAGAAAGGGTGCCATGAGATTGGCGGGTGCGGAGAGTGTCCGCTACAAGGGAAACGGGCGTGTCCGTGCGGGAAGAGAGTGTATGAAGGGATGCCCTGCGATGTTACGACGCCGTTGTGCGGTGCGACTTGCGATAAGACTTTGAGCTGTGGTCTGCATAGGTGTCACGAGCGGTGCCACCGTGGGACGTGTATGGAGACTTGTAGAATCGTCGTGATCAAGTCGTGCCGGTGTGGGAGCCTCAGGAAAGAG GTTCCTTGTTATCAAGATTTGGCATGTGAAAGGAAGTGTCAGATAATGCGGGACTGTGGGCGTCATGCTTGTAAGCGTCGTTGCTGTGACGGGGATTGCCCTCCATGCTCAGAG GTTTGTGGCAGGAAGCTAAGATGTAAGAACCATAAATGCCCTGCCCCGTGCCATAG AGGTGCCTGTGCTCCTTGCCCAGTGATGGTGGCAATTTCATGTGCTTGTGGTGAGACACACTTTGAG GTTCCTTGTGGTACTGAGATGGATCAAAAGCCTCCTAGATGTCCCAAGCAATGCCATATTGCTCGTTTATGCAGGCATGGATCAAATAGCAAG cCACACAAATGCCATTATGGTGCTTGCCCCCCATGTCGGTTAATTTGCGATGAAGAATATCCATGTGGCCATAAGTGCAATCTAAG GTGTCATGGCCCTATATCTCCTCCTAATCCTGAATTTACAttgaaaccaaagaaaaagaagtcaaTACATCAGACTGAATATACTCCTGGTTCTCCATGCCCTCCTTGCCCAGAACTGGTTTGGAGGTCATGTGTTGGCCAACATATTGGGGCAGATAGAATG ATGGTGTGCTCagataaaacacaattttccTGTGATAATTTATGCGGAAATCCTTTATCTTGTGGCAATCATTATTGTACTAAAACTTGCCATGCCTTGAAGAACCTTTCTGCAACAACCTTCAAGAAAGAAAGGAGCAATTCTTGTGAAGAGTGTCATCTTCCTTGCCAAAAG GAGAGAAGACCCACATGTTCTCATCCTTGCCCCTTGCCATGTCATCCTGGAGACTGTCCTCCTTGCAAAGTACTTGTAAAACGATCATGTCATTGTGGTTCAATGGTCCATGTCTTTGAGTGTTTATACTACAACAGCCTGTCTGAAAAGGAGCAGATGGCTGTTCGCTCATGTGGTGGACCTTGTCATAG GAAGTTGCCCAATTGTACACATCTATGCCCAGAGACGTGTCATCCTGGTGCATGCCCATCTCCTGACAAGTGCCGCAAGAAG GTTTTTGTTCGTTGTAAATGCCAAACCTTGAAAAAAGAATGGTTTTGTCAAGATGTGCAAGCAGCCCATCGGAATGCTGGTTCAGATCCCAGAGATATACCAAAAAATCAGTACGGAATTGGACTTCTTCCTTGCAATTCTGCTTGCAAGAGTAAAGTACAAGTTGTTGATTCAGAGTTACACTCACGTAAATCTAAAGTCATGGAG GAAAAGGAGCCAGAAACTGAAAAGAATGTACCAAAGCGTAAAAGGAGACGACAGCAGGTACAAGAAGGCAAGCAAATATCAAGACTGCAG AAAATTGTTGCGGCTATGAAGTGGCTACTTCTTATTGTCACCCTTGTGGTGGTCCTAATTGCTATAGCAAATTATGGTTACAAGGGTCTCATGTGGCTCTCTGATTGGATGAACGAAGTTGAAGAGCAAAGACAAAGAAGAACATACCGTCGGGTCTAA